TCGTACTCGCAACGCAGACGCGCGAGTACGACACGGACTACAATTTTCTGCTGACGAGGTTCAGCGGCATAGTTGGCGCGGCTGCGCTGCTAGGCGGCGCAAGCGGACTGCTCACCAGCGGACGCCTGCGAATCTCCGCGAGTTTGGGCGCAGTCATAGGCGCGATAGTCGCGGTGGCGTTCAACCTGCCCGGCATACTCGCAGTCGTAGTGTTGACGCTGTCCGCTCCAAGCGTGGAAATCCATTGGTCGGTGTATCCCATCTACGCAATACGCCAATTTGCGGCGCTGCCTGCCGCCGCTGCTTGTGTCGCAATCTTGGCGGCAGTCTTCGCGCGGCAATCCGACAGCGACGCAAGCGTCATACCCGCGACAGTCGGCATGCTGGTTGGCGCGGTCGTCGCGGTTACGGCGTCAAGCAGACCGTTCCACTTCGTCATACTGGGCTTGGGTTCTGCCGATGCATCATTCTCGTTCCCACTATCCGTTTTTCGCTTGCTAGTTGGCTTACTGCTTGGCATCGCGGTTGGCTGGTGCGCGATGTGGGCGCTTAACAAGATGGACAGGATATAGAGGATGATAAGGGCGCTTTCGCTGCGGCAACCTTGGGCGAGCATGGTCGCGGACGGGCGCAAGACCATCGAGACGCGCACTTGGCGCACGAACTATCGCGGTCCACTCGCTATCCACGCCAGCGCGCGCCCTCATGATGATCTTCCTACCGGCGGCATCATCGCCATTGCGCGGCTGTACGACTGCCGCCTAATGGAAGCCGCCGATGAGGACGCGGCATGCATTGCGCTTCACGAAGGCGCGTATGCGTGGCTGCTCGCGGATGTGCAACCCGTCGAGCTGATACCGTGCAAGGGCATGCTGGGCTTGTGGACGCCTTCGGATGAAATTGAGAGACTTGCAGAAATCAGAGTAGGTGTCAGATTCTCCAGAAATCACCTAATTGCCTGATGCTTTACCCAATGCTGCGAAGACCAATTAGTTAGTCTTCATTGACATCAACAACCTTCTTGCCATTCAGTTTCCCCTAGAAAATCCAAGTTGAAACACACGCTCGAATGTTGAGAAGTCCATTTGAACTGGCGATTGCACATTTAGATTGCGATTCTCTTCCTCCAAGAAAATCTTCCTCAATTCATTAAGAGCGACTGGATTTCGGAATGTAAATGTGTGGGAAAACTTCAGTGCCATTATGTCAGCATCAACATCCCGATCGCACAGTTCATAAAGGTCCTCCCATTCCAGTATGCCGAACCCTGCATATTTCTTATAAAGTGCGCTTGGTCTGTCCAGTTCAACGGCATCAAGGCGTGATACGGCTACAACTTTTCGTTGGTTCTTCCCACTCACATACCACAGGATACGAGCGGGAACTTTGATCATGTTATGTAAGGATTTTTTGCGATAGTACACGTTGTCCCAACGGAGTAGCACACTTGGCTTACCTCCGAACATGTCCTGTGCGGACTGGAACCTATCTACAAGGCTCATTGCGTAGGACGCCTTGATGGGTATCAGAAAGTGTCTTTGGTTTGCTGACATGCTCACGGGAGAGCAATACATTTCCAAGTCTAAAGGCGTCATTTTCTGGTAAGCTGACTGGGAGTTTGGGGACAGTTCTGAAATTGCACTTAGAGTTTCGGCTTGACTCATGCATATTGAGAAACAGAATCGGACAAAGCCGCCTTCAATTTCTGTGAATCCCATTGCTGCCAGATTTGACCGAAGTTGACGAGTCTCGTCTGACTTCAGGTACTTCACCATAGGTATTTTGTCGGAGATCGCTCTGTAGATAGTATCTGCAATTGCAAATCTCTCGAATAGTGAACAGTCCCTTGACGGCGACACTCTTGAAAAGTGAACAACGATGTACTCATCGCCCTCCTTCTCAAGAACCCGAGCAAAGACAGGTTTATTCTCTGAGTACAGAAGTTCACATTCATAGCGTTCCGGATATGCGAAGAACGACTTTAATTTCTCCTCCAACTTTCCTTTTCTTTCCCCGAGGATAAGAAATGAGCCGTAAGGAAAGGATGCAATGTCGTGAGAAGTCAGTCTTCGCCACTCGATCTCAAATCCTGATACACGAATGGGAGTGTACGATTTCCTATCGGAAATTTCATGGATCTGAGTGATAAGTTCTTCCGGCGACAGCACTTCGAGGTCAGTCAGTTCGTGGATTTCCTTGGACTTCTTTAGCAGGACAGTGTCTCTTGTTACAAATATGTTCGCCTCTGAGGCAGCAGTGTTAGAAAGGTGCCTGATGTCTGATTGCTCCGATTCGGTACGACTGGGTAGGATACCTTTCAGTTGGGTCTCGATCTCTTCGGATTTTTGCTTGTCGTAGTTGATCCGTCCATAAGCATCTGAACACTGAATTGATATCTGCCGACATTCTTCATCGGCTTTTCTGTCGATTTCCACGAGTAACTCGTCGTCTATCCAGATGTTGAGAGAGTCCACCAAGAAATCTTCCAGAAGGGCTTTGGACGGCATCGCTTTGTTGCTGTCAGGTTCATTGAAGTCGAAGAATATCTGAGCATCGATAACGGCATCGACTGCGTCGTCGGATATTCTTGCTTGAAAGAGACTTAGTTGATCTTCTGTGTTGGGGAGATTGTAGTGCCAGATAGTCAGCAGGTGCCCTTCTGCTGAACGGCCAGGTTTCTCACCAACCGGAATAAAGCCTAGTTTAGGCCATAGCTTGCGTGCAGGGAAATCACGACGGCAACTTAAAC
This genomic window from Chloroflexota bacterium contains:
- a CDS encoding GNAT family N-acetyltransferase yields the protein MGHTISQLTITDIDAVDALMKSNSATLGFLPKVALSEYLERGNVLGARDADNQLVGYLLYGSTKSYFRIAHLCVSEQNRGQGIARRLFNALKKERTTQGRIRLSCRRDFPARKLWPKLGFIPVGEKPGRSAEGHLLTIWHYNLPNTEDQLSLFQARISDDAVDAVIDAQIFFDFNEPDSNKAMPSKALLEDFLVDSLNIWIDDELLVEIDRKADEECRQISIQCSDAYGRINYDKQKSEEIETQLKGILPSRTESEQSDIRHLSNTAASEANIFVTRDTVLLKKSKEIHELTDLEVLSPEELITQIHEISDRKSYTPIRVSGFEIEWRRLTSHDIASFPYGSFLILGERKGKLEEKLKSFFAYPERYECELLYSENKPVFARVLEKEGDEYIVVHFSRVSPSRDCSLFERFAIADTIYRAISDKIPMVKYLKSDETRQLRSNLAAMGFTEIEGGFVRFCFSICMSQAETLSAISELSPNSQSAYQKMTPLDLEMYCSPVSMSANQRHFLIPIKASYAMSLVDRFQSAQDMFGGKPSVLLRWDNVYYRKKSLHNMIKVPARILWYVSGKNQRKVVAVSRLDAVELDRPSALYKKYAGFGILEWEDLYELCDRDVDADIMALKFSHTFTFRNPVALNELRKIFLEEENRNLNVQSPVQMDFSTFERVFQLGFSRGN
- a CDS encoding ASCH domain-containing protein — protein: MRALSLRQPWASMVADGRKTIETRTWRTNYRGPLAIHASARPHDDLPTGGIIAIARLYDCRLMEAADEDAACIALHEGAYAWLLADVQPVELIPCKGMLGLWTPSDEIERLAEIRVGVRFSRNHLIA